CTGCAGCCCGCCGCGGACCAGGCGGCGCAGGCCGGGTTGCGCATCGCGCTGTATCCGCACGTTGACACGTGGTTGGAAACGGTAGGCGATGCCGTCCGCGTCGCGGCGGCTGCGGCAAAAGACAACGTGGGTGTTACGTTCAACTTGTATCACTGGTTGCGCGAGGGGAATCCCGATGCGTTGCGGCCCGCTGTCGAACAGGCGCTGCCGAAGCTGTTCGCCGTCACCATCAACGGCTCGAATCAGGAAGGCAGCATCGAGACGCTGAACCAGGGTGATTTCGACGTCCTCGGCATGTTGCGCACGCTGCGGGAGGTGGGCTACGCCGGGCCGGTCGGGTTACAGGGATACGGCATCGGCGGCGAGGCGCGCGCCAATCTGGCGCGCTCGATGATGGCGTGGCGCGGCTTGACGCAACTGCTGGCGCTCGATTGGGCCTGCCTGCTTGAAAACGGCGACCTGAGCGCGTTCCGCGAACCGGTGGGCGAATGGACAGTGGCGGGCAACGTGTTCAAAAGCCCCGAGGATGAGCAGAAACTCGGGTGGGAACCTGGCCTCGGCGCGGTCTTGAACGGACCTGACGGACAGACGGCGCATCTTGTAACCACGATGGAACACGGCGATGTCGAGGCGCACATCGAGTTCCTGGTGCCCAAGGGTTCTAATTCCGGCGTGTATTTCCAGGGCCGCTATGAAATTCAGGTGCTGGACAGTTGGGGAACCACTGATCCGCAGTACAGCGACTGCGGCGGCATCTATCAGCGCTGGCGCGAAGAGCCGGGCCTTGAGGAAAGCCAGCGAGGCTACGAGGGGCGCGCGCCGCGCGTGAACGCCGCGAAAGCCCCGGGTGAGTGGCAGTCCTTCGATGTCCTCTTTCGCGCGCCGCGCTTCGACGCATCCGGCGCGAAGACGGCCAACGCCGCCTTCCTGCGCGTGCTGCATAACGGCGTGCTCGTCCACGTCAACCAGGAACTGAGCGGACCCACGCGCGCGGCGATGTTCAACGACGAGCAGCCGCTCGGCCCGCTTATGCTTCAGGGCGACCACGGCCCCGTCGCCTACCGCAATCTGCGCGTCCGCACCGTTGACACCAGGCCTTATCCGGAAATTACGGGCTATGACTACGGCGCCAGCCGCGCCGCGCTGCTCGCTTTGGAACGTGACATCCAAAGCGCCCTGCCAGACCGCCACGCTGAGATTGAAATGCGGCTGCTCGCGACTTTCGCCGTTCCGGAGGCCACGTTTGCGTGCAGGCAATTCGTTTGCCGCCAGCTCCAGCGCACGGGTTCGGACGCCTGCGTCCTCGCGCTCGCGCCGCTGCTCACGGACCCGCGGCTGTCACACGTGGTCCGGTTCGCGTTTGAGACCATCCCCGGCGCGCTGGTCGAAGAGACAATGCTCGCCGCCCTCCCACAGACCCAAGGCGATACGCGTATTGGCATTATCAATACGCTTGGCGACCGGCGCCGCGACCAGAGCGTGGAAGCCCTCGCGGCGTTGCTGGAAGACGCAGACGTGAACGTGGTCTGCGCCGCGGCGGCGGCATTGGGCAAAATTGCCACGGACAATGCGTTTAGCGCGTTGCTGCGCGCCACGCCCGATGGCGCGCCCGAACGCGAGGAAGCCCTCGCCCGCGCGCTGCTCGATTGCGCCACCGCGCAGTTGGCGCGCGGCGACGTCGAGAAGGCCGCCGGCGTCTTCGAGGCCCTCTACGCGGCGAAACAGACACCCGCGCTGCGCGCGGCGGCGCTCCAGGGGCTGGTCACCGCCCGCGGCGCGGCGACGCTGCCCGCGCTCATCGAGGCTTTGCGCGGCGAAGACGGGGCTTTGTATGCCGTCGCGTTGCAGCTCATGCGGGAACTTCCGGCGCCCGAGGTCGGCGCCGCGCTCCTC
The genomic region above belongs to Candidatus Hydrogenedentota bacterium and contains:
- a CDS encoding HEAT repeat domain-containing protein, with amino-acid sequence LQPAADQAAQAGLRIALYPHVDTWLETVGDAVRVAAAAAKDNVGVTFNLYHWLREGNPDALRPAVEQALPKLFAVTINGSNQEGSIETLNQGDFDVLGMLRTLREVGYAGPVGLQGYGIGGEARANLARSMMAWRGLTQLLALDWACLLENGDLSAFREPVGEWTVAGNVFKSPEDEQKLGWEPGLGAVLNGPDGQTAHLVTTMEHGDVEAHIEFLVPKGSNSGVYFQGRYEIQVLDSWGTTDPQYSDCGGIYQRWREEPGLEESQRGYEGRAPRVNAAKAPGEWQSFDVLFRAPRFDASGAKTANAAFLRVLHNGVLVHVNQELSGPTRAAMFNDEQPLGPLMLQGDHGPVAYRNLRVRTVDTRPYPEITGYDYGASRAALLALERDIQSALPDRHAEIEMRLLATFAVPEATFACRQFVCRQLQRTGSDACVLALAPLLTDPRLSHVVRFAFETIPGALVEETMLAALPQTQGDTRIGIINTLGDRRRDQSVEALAALLEDADVNVVCAAAAALGKIATDNAFSALLRATPDGAPEREEALARALLDCATAQLARGDVEKAAGVFEALYAAKQTPALRAAALQGLVTARGAATLPALIEALRGEDGALYAVALQLMRELPAPEVGAALLEALPSFDPEQKARVLDVLAARGDSTALPAVLTALQDIDETVRIAALGALRDLGNDTSVAALAQVVATTKGREKAAAEAALARLRGAGVNAALTALLADPSPEVKLACIEALEKRRAAESAQALLEAARDSDARVHAAAVSALGAVAPPEMLAALAAILAQEKEETKRDTEVEAVAAVAARIEDPEARIAALIAALPPEWDAPLAGSVARVLGHLGDSHSLAKLRELLARPEPEVRDAAVRALAGWQNAEVLPDLIEIAREGQDDTHRILALRGAIRLVEAPAERIAEDTVKLCVTLLELAARPEERKMALGVIGKVSHPGALALAVEKLEDAEVAAEAAQAILQLAEPLAAANGDAVRAALERIIAVLSAHDAAKQAQSFLEQLTQP